The following are encoded together in the Kwoniella europaea PYCC6329 chromosome 1, complete sequence genome:
- a CDS encoding protein mgr2, with protein MPPPPQTTAGGSTFDKMKMGALMGSCVGLTIGFIFGSFSVMRAGPGPRGLVATLSQYMLSSAATFGFFMSIGSVIRTESQYAYALPPNPTNGKISHPLMMAWKKSEEKCRMESL; from the exons atgcctcctccacctcaaacTACCGCTGGGGGATCAACCTTCGACAAGA TGAAGATGGGAGCTTTAAtgggaa GTTGTGTTGGTCTGACGATCGGTTTCATATTCGGTTCATTCTCCGTCATGAG AGCCGGTCCAGGTCCTAGAGGATTAGTAGCCACCTTGTCTCAATACATGTTATCTTCAGCAGCTACGTTCGGGTTCTTTATGTCTATCGGATCG GTGATCCGAACGGAATCTCAATATGCCTATGCCCTCCCTCCCAACCCTACAAACGGAAAGATATCacatcctttgatgatgGCTTGGAAGAAATCGGAGGAAAAATGTAGAATGGAGAGCTTATAA